A single genomic interval of Cupriavidus necator harbors:
- a CDS encoding 3-keto-5-aminohexanoate cleavage protein produces MQFLDDSLHPENMDKVVITVAPYGPEWMPEDFPEDIPVTMEAQIQKAVDCYEAGASVLHLHVREPDGKGSKRLSMFNELIAGVRKAVPDMIIQVGGSISFAPEDDGQAAKWLSDDTRHALAELDPKPDQVTVALNTIQMNIMELIYPEFYEGTSLANPATYDAYREMIVPAGPTWAEEHLRRLQNAGIQPHFQLVGMHALETLDRMVRKGVYKGPLNLTCIGIGGGHHGPHPYNLFDFIQRAPDGCTVTAESLFKNVLPWNTMALAMGMHVRCGIEDTLIDQHGKRFTSVQQVQQLVRIAKELGREIADGKEAREIYRIGTWYDDVDETLAGNGMTPNRKPGVKNVPLRRVA; encoded by the coding sequence ATGCAATTTCTGGATGATTCGCTGCACCCGGAGAATATGGACAAGGTGGTGATCACGGTGGCCCCCTACGGTCCGGAGTGGATGCCGGAAGATTTCCCCGAAGACATCCCGGTGACCATGGAAGCGCAAATCCAGAAGGCCGTGGATTGCTATGAGGCCGGCGCCAGCGTGCTACACCTGCACGTGCGCGAGCCGGATGGCAAGGGTTCCAAGCGCTTGTCCATGTTCAACGAACTGATCGCCGGCGTTCGCAAGGCGGTGCCGGACATGATCATTCAGGTCGGCGGCTCGATCTCGTTTGCGCCGGAAGACGATGGCCAGGCTGCAAAGTGGCTGTCGGACGACACCCGACACGCACTGGCCGAACTCGACCCGAAACCGGACCAGGTGACGGTAGCGCTCAACACCATCCAGATGAACATCATGGAGTTGATCTATCCGGAATTCTACGAAGGCACGTCCCTCGCCAATCCGGCTACGTACGATGCCTATCGTGAAATGATCGTTCCGGCAGGCCCGACCTGGGCGGAAGAACACTTGCGCCGCCTGCAGAATGCCGGCATCCAGCCGCATTTTCAGTTGGTTGGCATGCATGCGCTCGAAACGCTGGACCGCATGGTGCGCAAGGGGGTCTACAAGGGCCCGCTGAACCTGACCTGCATCGGCATCGGTGGCGGCCACCATGGTCCGCATCCGTACAACCTGTTCGACTTCATCCAGCGTGCACCGGATGGCTGCACCGTTACCGCCGAGTCGTTGTTCAAGAACGTACTCCCGTGGAACACGATGGCGTTGGCGATGGGGATGCATGTGCGCTGCGGCATCGAGGACACTCTCATTGATCAGCATGGCAAGCGCTTCACCTCGGTGCAGCAGGTTCAGCAGCTTGTGCGAATCGCCAAGGAGTTGGGCCGCGAGATCGCCGATGGCAAGGAAGCGCGGGAGATCTACCGTATTGGCACCTGGTACGACGATGTCGACGAAACCCTGGCCGGCAATGGCATGACCCCTAACCGCAAGCCTGGTGTCAAGAACGTGCCGCTGCGCCGCGTAGCCTGA